In Nitrosospira briensis C-128, a genomic segment contains:
- a CDS encoding YqaA family protein: MDEQSSLFALFISSFLAATLLPGGSEAVLFGVLTGYPELYWPALSVASLGNTLGGMSSYAIGLFLPDEKTLLKNAGGSMRALQWVRTHGSPVLLLAWVPIIGDLLCVAAGWLRVNWILAMLFMAAGKFARYWAIAAAITP; encoded by the coding sequence ATGGATGAGCAATCGAGTCTGTTCGCCTTATTCATCAGCAGTTTCCTTGCTGCCACCTTGCTCCCCGGCGGTTCGGAAGCGGTATTGTTTGGCGTTTTAACTGGCTACCCCGAGCTATATTGGCCTGCCTTGAGCGTCGCCTCGCTGGGCAACACTTTGGGCGGCATGAGTTCCTACGCGATCGGGTTATTTTTACCCGATGAAAAAACACTCCTGAAAAATGCCGGCGGGAGTATGCGGGCCCTACAGTGGGTACGTACTCATGGCAGCCCGGTATTACTGCTGGCTTGGGTGCCGATAATTGGCGATCTGCTGTGTGTCGCCGCAGGTTGGCTTCGAGTTAACTGGATATTGGCCATGCTGTTCATGGCGGCCGGAAAGTTCGCGCGTTACTGGGCAATCGCGGCAGCGATTACCCCATGA
- a CDS encoding EamA family transporter, whose product MNPIQSPASVKRGLPYWGVVCCALFVAASQVFLKMGVGDTQTFHSGLSWLEIQGLVSGWILAGILCYIISFVFWLKVLKVLPLNIAFNLINIEHIFVPLASYLFLGEMISPMRAAGIAVVLLGVLVIAESYCRVEERA is encoded by the coding sequence ATGAACCCGATCCAGTCTCCCGCGAGTGTAAAACGAGGCCTTCCCTATTGGGGGGTCGTCTGCTGTGCCCTGTTTGTCGCCGCGTCTCAGGTTTTCTTGAAAATGGGGGTGGGCGACACGCAAACTTTTCATAGCGGGCTAAGCTGGCTGGAGATTCAGGGACTTGTGTCAGGTTGGATCCTGGCGGGAATTCTCTGTTACATCATCAGCTTTGTCTTCTGGTTAAAGGTACTCAAAGTCCTTCCCCTCAACATCGCTTTCAATCTGATTAATATCGAGCACATCTTCGTCCCTCTGGCCAGCTATCTTTTTCTGGGCGAAATGATCAGTCCGATGCGCGCTGCCGGAATAGCCGTGGTGCTCCTTGGGGTCCTGGTGATTGCAGAATCCTATTGCCGGGTCGAGGAGCGCGCATGA
- a CDS encoding GIY-YIG nuclease family protein → MGKWNVYMVRCSDGSLYTGIAMDVARRVVEHNTNDVLAARYTRARRPVMLVYQEKCDTRSAASKREYEIKQMDKKEKLMLIVAEPPYACAVGK, encoded by the coding sequence ATGGGTAAATGGAACGTCTACATGGTGCGCTGTTCAGACGGCAGCTTATATACCGGTATTGCCATGGATGTGGCGCGACGCGTGGTTGAGCACAATACGAATGATGTGCTTGCCGCCAGATATACCCGCGCCAGACGTCCGGTGATGCTTGTGTACCAGGAAAAATGCGATACGCGCTCGGCAGCAAGCAAACGCGAGTACGAAATCAAGCAAATGGACAAGAAAGAAAAGCTGATGCTGATTGTGGCAGAGCCGCCCTATGCATGTGCGGTTGGAAAGTGA
- a CDS encoding EamA family transporter encodes MSSWFPVLIIVSQAFMVGGQIFLKHAMNGTAGESEAARWKQAVPFACGIGLLTLWFFLWLELLSQVELSYLYPFDALSPLFMAFGASLALKEKMTPRLWCGVLLIVGGLMIVSISQ; translated from the coding sequence ATGAGCAGCTGGTTTCCGGTTCTCATCATTGTTTCCCAGGCTTTCATGGTAGGGGGACAGATTTTTCTCAAGCATGCAATGAATGGCACGGCAGGCGAATCGGAAGCCGCCAGGTGGAAGCAGGCTGTTCCATTCGCCTGCGGCATCGGCCTGCTGACGCTCTGGTTTTTCCTGTGGCTGGAGTTGCTGTCGCAGGTCGAGCTGAGTTATCTCTACCCGTTCGATGCCCTGAGTCCGCTTTTCATGGCGTTTGGGGCCAGCTTGGCGCTCAAGGAAAAGATGACGCCCCGACTGTGGTGCGGGGTCCTCCTGATTGTGGGCGGACTTATGATCGTGAGCATCAGCCAGTAA
- the csy3 gene encoding type I-F CRISPR-associated protein Csy3: MATTALKTASVLAFERKLDPSDALFFSGSWDQRTTSQEWPAVVVREKSVRGTISNRLKTKDQDPAKLDAAIENPNLQTVDVAALPADADTLKVSFTLRVLGGAGAPSACNNVDYQRKLQSTVKGYVDTYGFAELARRYACNLANGRFLWRNRLGAEQVSVNVVQLVDGRAAQSWTFDALSLSLRHFDAPTETAAPLAQLTTLIAEGLAGNRHVLLQVIAFVRVGAGQEVFPSQELILKNNNEKDLKKGKKTKTLYNINNITGIHSQKIGNALRSIDDWYAGAEENGPIPVEPYGSVTTQGKAYRKPTDKVDFYSLLDNWLLKDRIPATEQQHFVMATLIRGGVFGDADKE; the protein is encoded by the coding sequence ATGGCAACTACCGCTCTCAAAACCGCGTCCGTGCTTGCATTCGAGCGCAAGCTGGACCCCTCTGATGCCCTGTTTTTCTCAGGTTCCTGGGATCAACGCACCACCAGTCAGGAATGGCCCGCCGTAGTCGTGCGAGAAAAATCCGTCCGCGGCACCATCTCCAATCGGCTGAAAACCAAGGACCAAGACCCGGCCAAGCTCGACGCCGCGATTGAAAATCCCAATCTGCAGACTGTGGACGTAGCAGCCCTGCCCGCGGATGCCGATACCCTCAAGGTGAGCTTCACGTTGCGTGTGCTGGGCGGCGCGGGCGCGCCTTCGGCGTGCAACAATGTGGACTACCAGCGCAAACTGCAGAGCACTGTAAAAGGCTATGTCGATACGTACGGCTTTGCCGAGCTAGCCCGGCGCTATGCCTGCAACCTGGCCAATGGCCGTTTTCTGTGGCGGAACCGCCTCGGGGCCGAACAAGTTTCGGTCAATGTCGTGCAACTGGTCGATGGGCGAGCCGCACAGTCCTGGACTTTCGACGCCTTGTCGCTGTCGCTGCGCCACTTCGATGCGCCAACTGAAACTGCGGCCCCGCTGGCTCAATTGACTACGCTCATTGCGGAGGGCCTGGCCGGCAACCGTCACGTGCTGCTGCAAGTCATTGCTTTTGTGCGTGTGGGCGCGGGACAGGAAGTATTTCCCTCGCAGGAGCTCATACTCAAAAATAATAACGAAAAAGATCTGAAAAAGGGAAAGAAAACTAAAACACTCTACAACATCAACAACATCACGGGCATTCATTCGCAGAAGATAGGTAATGCGCTACGCTCAATTGACGACTGGTACGCCGGGGCGGAGGAGAATGGCCCCATTCCAGTGGAACCCTACGGTTCAGTCACTACACAGGGCAAGGCATACCGCAAACCCACTGACAAAGTGGATTTCTATTCGCTTCTTGACAACTGGCTGCTCAAAGACCGGATACCTGCAACAGAGCAACAGCACTTTGTGATGGCCACCTTGATTCGCGGTGGGGTATTCGGCGATGCGGACAAGGAATGA
- a CDS encoding HU family DNA-binding protein yields MNKTEFIEAIATKTGCSKADANRTVGALIEIISDTLQKGDSLSLPGFGSFEVRERAARTGRNPRTGGELKIAASRIPAFKPGAALKAAVNGDGKK; encoded by the coding sequence ATGAATAAGACTGAGTTCATTGAAGCAATAGCCACCAAGACCGGCTGCAGCAAAGCCGACGCGAACCGCACCGTTGGGGCGCTGATAGAAATTATTTCGGATACGCTACAAAAAGGGGATTCACTCTCATTGCCGGGGTTCGGGTCTTTCGAAGTACGCGAGCGTGCTGCACGCACCGGCCGCAACCCCAGGACGGGTGGGGAGCTGAAGATTGCCGCGTCCAGGATTCCGGCATTCAAACCGGGCGCGGCGCTCAAGGCTGCGGTCAACGGCGACGGAAAGAAGTAA
- a CDS encoding 4-aminobenzoate synthase: MTTTVSLKQKIDSIINAKHLLKHPFYVAWTEGKLSKEQLRGYAEQYFHNVLAEPTYLSAVHFNTPHFHSEANSGDISVRQEVLKNLISEEHGEKNHPALWKNFALALGSSDKDLARAAALPDTARLVSTFRDICLNQPFYAGLAAMHAFESQVPSIAAVKIDGLIKFYGMDDPDSYEFFSVHQEADVYHSQAEWTLIERFADTAEKQAEVVAATIRACDALWGFLDGVYENYCSDLACEDRTAVTLH, encoded by the coding sequence ATGACGACCACCGTATCTCTCAAGCAAAAGATCGATTCCATCATTAACGCCAAGCACCTGCTCAAGCATCCTTTTTATGTGGCCTGGACGGAAGGCAAGCTCTCCAAGGAGCAATTGCGTGGGTACGCGGAACAATATTTTCATAACGTACTGGCCGAGCCGACCTATCTGAGCGCAGTACATTTCAATACACCGCATTTTCACAGTGAAGCAAATAGCGGCGACATCAGTGTCCGCCAGGAAGTACTGAAAAACCTGATCAGCGAAGAGCACGGAGAAAAAAATCATCCCGCCTTATGGAAGAATTTTGCGCTGGCCCTGGGTTCGAGCGACAAGGACCTGGCTCGTGCGGCAGCTTTGCCGGACACGGCCAGACTGGTATCGACATTCCGCGACATCTGCCTGAACCAGCCGTTTTATGCAGGCCTCGCCGCAATGCATGCTTTTGAATCCCAAGTGCCGTCAATCGCTGCCGTAAAAATTGACGGGCTGATCAAGTTCTACGGAATGGATGACCCGGACAGTTATGAATTCTTTTCCGTACACCAGGAAGCCGACGTATATCATTCGCAAGCGGAATGGACGTTGATTGAACGCTTTGCCGATACGGCGGAGAAACAGGCTGAGGTAGTGGCGGCAACTATCCGGGCGTGTGACGCGCTCTGGGGTTTTCTCGATGGCGTGTATGAGAATTACTGCTCAGACCTGGCCTGCGAAGACAGGACTGCCGTTACCTTGCATTAA
- a CDS encoding LysR family transcriptional regulator — protein MSLVSILELRHLRTLAALHETGSVSRAAKRVHLTQSALSHQIKALQTHYGLSIVQRRGQTVELTDAGKHLVSLAGKVLEDIQATERSLATMSQQATGSLRIALECHTCFDWLMPLMDAFRQHWPEVELDLVSGFHSDPVKLLEEGGADVVIGSEHKRRRGIIHHPLFSFEILAVLAPEHPLRAKRILNAADFADETLITYPVPEDRIDLILNVLKPAGVQPQRRTAELTVAILQLVASRRGVAALPSWGIKNYVDHDYVIARRIGAHGLWSDLYASTLTETASRPYLRDFLVTAKNTCFATLDGIVPVD, from the coding sequence ATGTCACTTGTATCCATTCTTGAATTACGCCATCTTCGCACGCTCGCAGCGTTGCACGAGACAGGCAGTGTTTCACGCGCTGCCAAGCGCGTACACCTTACCCAATCTGCATTATCACATCAGATCAAGGCTTTGCAGACCCACTATGGACTGTCGATAGTACAGCGGCGCGGGCAAACCGTCGAACTCACCGATGCCGGCAAGCATCTGGTTTCACTTGCGGGAAAAGTACTGGAGGACATCCAGGCAACCGAACGGAGTCTCGCCACCATGTCGCAGCAGGCGACAGGCAGTTTGCGCATCGCGCTGGAATGCCACACCTGTTTCGATTGGCTGATGCCACTCATGGATGCCTTCCGCCAGCATTGGCCGGAGGTGGAGCTGGACCTGGTTTCCGGATTTCACAGCGATCCGGTCAAACTCCTGGAGGAGGGCGGCGCCGATGTGGTGATCGGATCCGAGCATAAGCGGCGGCGCGGCATTATTCATCATCCGCTATTCAGCTTTGAGATCCTGGCGGTACTGGCGCCAGAACACCCCTTACGGGCAAAACGGATATTGAACGCGGCGGACTTCGCCGACGAAACCCTTATTACCTATCCGGTACCGGAGGACCGTATCGACCTGATTCTCAACGTGCTGAAGCCCGCCGGCGTCCAGCCGCAGCGGCGCACCGCAGAACTGACCGTGGCTATTCTGCAACTGGTAGCCAGCCGGCGCGGTGTCGCAGCATTGCCCAGTTGGGGAATCAAGAACTACGTCGATCATGATTATGTTATCGCCCGCCGCATTGGCGCGCACGGATTATGGAGCGACCTATATGCGTCCACGCTCACAGAAACCGCTTCCCGCCCCTATTTGCGGGATTTTCTGGTAACCGCGAAGAATACCTGTTTCGCTACGCTGGATGGAATTGTGCCGGTGGATTGA
- the cas6f gene encoding type I-F CRISPR-associated endoribonuclease Cas6/Csy4: protein MDHHIDIDVLRDPEFPAHQLMSALYAKLHRALAAHNSTRIGVSFPGFSLRVPHLGTRLRLHGSLAALSTLMASDWMTGMRDHVTLTQPMHIPENAKHRVVRRVQVKSSPERLRRRLMRRHNLDAQEARQRIPDELARLAKLPYVQLRSASTGQSFRLFIDHGPAQSHVTEGDFNAFGLSQVSTIPWF, encoded by the coding sequence ATGGATCACCACATAGATATTGATGTTCTGCGGGACCCGGAGTTTCCCGCCCATCAGCTCATGAGTGCGCTTTACGCCAAGCTGCATCGGGCATTGGCAGCACATAACAGCACCCGCATTGGCGTAAGTTTTCCTGGTTTTAGCTTGCGAGTACCGCATTTGGGCACACGGCTACGCTTGCATGGAAGTCTTGCCGCGCTTTCGACTTTGATGGCGAGCGATTGGATGACCGGCATGCGCGATCACGTTACGCTGACACAACCAATGCACATCCCGGAAAATGCCAAACATCGCGTCGTAAGGCGCGTGCAGGTTAAAAGCAGCCCAGAACGATTGCGTCGGAGGCTGATGCGACGCCACAACCTGGACGCCCAAGAGGCCCGCCAGCGTATCCCGGACGAGCTTGCCCGTTTGGCGAAGCTGCCTTATGTGCAATTGCGGAGCGCCAGCACCGGGCAATCCTTCAGGCTGTTCATCGACCATGGGCCAGCCCAATCCCATGTAACCGAGGGCGACTTTAACGCCTTTGGCTTGAGCCAAGTGTCGACAATCCCCTGGTTTTGA
- the metE gene encoding 5-methyltetrahydropteroyltriglutamate--homocysteine S-methyltransferase, with protein MALTHNLGFPRIGARRELKQALEAYWRGDISDEQLKTTAADMRKQHWLLQREAGIDLIPAGDFALYDQMLNMTALLGAIPARFNAGSNEIGLDLYFAMARGTADQPAMEMTKWFDTNYHYIVPEFDAQTTFRIASPQLFSEVAEAKALGISPKVVLIGPLTYLYLGKETKPGFNRLDLLPHLLPVYRDILAQLASLGVEWVQIDEPLLALDLDDDWLRSLDQAYATLQETDSSARKLPKLLLATYFEAVDNHAARLKKLPVDGLHIDLCRAPGQLDTFLEGYPADKVLSLGVIDGRNVWRADLAPVFSILSRAQSVLGERLWVAPSCSLLHCPVDLELETRLDEEIKSWLAFSAQKLSEVSILGRGLNQGENAIRDVLDASTKARQARAESPRIHSPVMQERLQRLVRDDIGRGSPFPVRQALQRQRFKLPPLPTTTIGSFPQTTEIRQARAAFKKGELGNLQYLEAMRNEIRLAVKKQEEIGLDVLVHGEPERNDMVEYFGEQLWGYAFTENGWVQSYGSRCVKPPVLYGDIYRPEPMTLEWIQYAQSQTEKPVKGMLTGPITMLMWSFVRDDQPRSLTALQLALAIRDEVVDLEQGGIGIIQIDEPAFREGLPLKKRDWNGYFQWAVEAFRVASSGVRDDTQIHTHMCYSEFNDILPAIADMDADVITIETSRSRMELLDGFGHFKYPNEIGPGVYDIHSPRIPQTAEMLELLEKACLVINPEQLWVNPDCGLKTRNWPEVTTALERMVEAARLLRVRLETPQAESASAIA; from the coding sequence ATGGCACTGACACATAATCTGGGTTTTCCGCGCATTGGCGCGCGGCGCGAACTGAAGCAGGCACTCGAAGCCTACTGGCGCGGCGATATCAGTGATGAACAGTTAAAAACCACGGCAGCCGACATGAGGAAGCAGCACTGGCTGCTGCAGCGCGAAGCCGGCATCGATCTCATCCCGGCCGGCGATTTCGCACTGTATGATCAAATGCTGAATATGACGGCATTGCTCGGCGCGATACCTGCCCGGTTTAACGCGGGCAGCAACGAAATCGGCCTGGACCTGTATTTCGCAATGGCGCGGGGCACGGCGGATCAACCGGCGATGGAGATGACCAAGTGGTTCGATACCAACTATCACTACATTGTCCCGGAATTCGATGCACAGACCACATTCCGTATCGCTTCGCCGCAGCTCTTCAGCGAAGTGGCCGAGGCCAAGGCTCTCGGCATTTCACCCAAAGTGGTGCTGATCGGGCCGCTAACCTATCTGTATCTTGGCAAGGAAACCAAGCCTGGATTCAATCGCCTGGATCTGCTGCCTCATCTGTTGCCGGTTTATCGCGACATTCTTGCCCAGCTTGCTTCCCTGGGCGTGGAATGGGTGCAAATCGACGAGCCATTGCTGGCACTCGACCTGGATGACGATTGGTTGCGTAGTTTGGACCAGGCCTATGCCACCTTGCAGGAAACGGATAGCAGCGCGCGGAAGTTACCCAAGCTACTGCTGGCGACGTATTTTGAAGCCGTGGACAATCATGCTGCGCGCTTGAAAAAGCTGCCAGTCGATGGCTTGCATATCGATTTGTGCCGTGCACCGGGTCAGCTCGATACCTTTCTTGAAGGTTACCCTGCCGACAAGGTACTGTCGCTAGGTGTCATCGACGGCCGCAATGTGTGGCGTGCCGATCTTGCGCCGGTATTCTCGATTCTGTCACGTGCGCAATCCGTCCTGGGTGAGCGGCTATGGGTTGCGCCCAGTTGTTCCCTTCTGCATTGCCCGGTGGATCTTGAGCTGGAAACCCGGTTGGATGAGGAAATCAAGAGCTGGCTGGCATTTTCCGCGCAGAAATTGAGCGAGGTGTCGATACTCGGCCGCGGGTTGAATCAGGGGGAAAACGCGATACGCGATGTATTGGATGCCTCTACCAAGGCCAGACAAGCGCGCGCCGAATCGCCACGCATACATAGCCCGGTAATGCAGGAGCGCCTGCAACGTCTGGTGCGGGATGATATCGGACGCGGGAGTCCATTCCCAGTGCGGCAAGCACTGCAACGGCAACGTTTCAAGCTTCCTCCGCTACCCACTACGACCATTGGCTCATTTCCCCAGACGACGGAGATTCGCCAGGCTCGTGCTGCGTTTAAAAAAGGTGAACTCGGCAATTTGCAGTATCTGGAAGCGATGCGTAATGAGATACGCTTGGCGGTAAAAAAACAGGAGGAAATCGGACTGGATGTACTCGTGCATGGGGAGCCAGAGCGCAACGACATGGTGGAGTATTTCGGCGAGCAATTGTGGGGCTACGCTTTTACCGAGAATGGCTGGGTGCAGAGCTACGGTTCCCGTTGCGTGAAGCCACCTGTCCTATATGGCGATATCTACCGGCCCGAGCCGATGACGCTGGAGTGGATTCAATACGCGCAGAGCCAGACCGAAAAGCCCGTCAAAGGCATGTTGACCGGCCCGATAACGATGCTGATGTGGTCGTTCGTGCGTGACGACCAACCGCGTTCGCTCACGGCCCTCCAGCTCGCGCTCGCCATCCGGGATGAAGTTGTCGACCTGGAGCAGGGCGGCATAGGCATTATTCAAATCGACGAACCCGCTTTTCGCGAGGGGTTGCCATTGAAAAAACGCGACTGGAACGGATATTTTCAATGGGCAGTGGAAGCATTCCGCGTCGCCAGCTCGGGTGTAAGAGACGATACGCAGATACACACCCATATGTGCTATTCGGAGTTCAACGATATCCTGCCCGCCATTGCCGACATGGATGCGGATGTGATTACCATCGAAACCTCACGCTCACGCATGGAGCTGCTCGATGGGTTCGGCCATTTCAAGTATCCCAATGAGATCGGTCCCGGCGTCTACGACATCCATTCACCGCGGATTCCTCAAACCGCGGAAATGCTGGAACTGCTGGAAAAAGCCTGCCTGGTGATCAATCCAGAGCAACTTTGGGTGAACCCCGACTGCGGCCTGAAGACGCGAAACTGGCCGGAAGTTACCACGGCATTGGAAAGAATGGTCGAAGCGGCGCGCCTGCTGCGCGTCCGTCTGGAAACTCCACAAGCCGAGTCCGCAAGCGCCATAGCATGA
- the grxD gene encoding Grx4 family monothiol glutaredoxin: MNTQEVIKQQVTTHPVVLYMKGTPDAPQCGFSAHAVKILHTCGVNDIFAVDVLAEPQIRQGIKEYSNWPTIPQLYINGEFVGGSDIVGEMYQSGELQKLLQGKKD; the protein is encoded by the coding sequence ATGAATACACAAGAAGTCATCAAGCAGCAAGTCACTACTCACCCCGTTGTGCTCTATATGAAGGGCACGCCCGATGCCCCTCAATGCGGTTTTTCCGCTCATGCCGTCAAGATTCTCCATACCTGCGGCGTCAATGATATTTTTGCCGTGGATGTGCTTGCCGAACCCCAAATAAGGCAAGGTATCAAGGAATACTCAAACTGGCCGACCATTCCTCAACTCTACATAAATGGGGAATTCGTGGGCGGTTCCGATATCGTTGGCGAAATGTACCAGAGCGGCGAATTGCAGAAGTTGCTTCAGGGAAAAAAAGATTGA
- the prmC gene encoding peptide chain release factor N(5)-glutamine methyltransferase — protein MQQITIRDALQQSGRDIDDIDARILLQYALDVSHAHLIAHAEQALDLKQAQSFRLLTARRARGEPVAYLTGKREFYSLEFTVTPAVLIPRPETELLVDMALARIPPDLPWKILDLGTGSGAIALAIAKHRPLADISAVDFSANALAVAKTNARQLGVDNVHFIEADWFDGVNGERFNLIVSNPPYIADGDPHLTRGDLRFEPRMALAAEGEGLDCIRSIIAAAPAHLVEDGALLLEHGYDQAEACRRLLSEAGFKRVFSRPDLAGIMRVSGGALDIA, from the coding sequence ATGCAGCAGATCACTATTCGAGACGCGCTACAGCAATCGGGCCGCGACATTGACGATATCGACGCGCGTATTCTGCTGCAGTACGCGCTCGATGTCAGCCACGCTCACCTCATTGCTCACGCCGAGCAGGCGCTTGATTTGAAACAGGCGCAATCCTTTCGGCTGTTGACGGCACGGCGCGCTCGAGGCGAACCTGTTGCGTATCTCACAGGCAAACGAGAGTTTTATAGCCTGGAGTTTACGGTCACCCCGGCAGTTCTCATTCCTCGCCCTGAAACGGAATTACTGGTGGATATGGCGCTGGCGCGAATTCCGCCGGATCTTCCCTGGAAAATTCTTGATCTTGGAACCGGCAGCGGCGCTATCGCGCTGGCCATAGCAAAACACCGCCCCCTGGCGGATATTTCCGCGGTGGATTTCTCTGCGAATGCCCTGGCAGTCGCCAAAACAAATGCCCGCCAACTCGGTGTTGATAATGTGCACTTCATCGAAGCCGACTGGTTCGATGGCGTTAATGGTGAAAGATTCAATCTCATTGTGTCGAACCCCCCTTATATTGCAGATGGTGACCCACATCTCACGCGGGGGGATCTGCGCTTTGAACCGCGCATGGCGCTGGCGGCGGAAGGCGAAGGCCTTGATTGCATACGCTCGATCATCGCCGCCGCCCCCGCCCACCTGGTCGAAGATGGAGCGCTATTGCTGGAACATGGCTATGATCAGGCGGAAGCGTGCAGGCGATTATTGAGCGAAGCGGGTTTCAAAAGGGTGTTTTCCCGCCCCGATCTCGCGGGCATCATGCGAGTCAGTGGCGGAGCCCTTGATATTGCATAA
- a CDS encoding papain-like cysteine protease family protein, protein MGWAPNWVGVSGGVAAPSTSITSVARYPQHLDIFCVGTDHGIYSAWWDISTGWSNWFQVAGGIAAPGTTVTVVARNPDHLDLFVVGSDHKIYSIWWDANGGWANSWFHVSNLTAAPGTAVAAIARNPNHLDLFVVRSDHKISSIWWDANGGWAANWFVVSGGVAAAGTSITAVTRNPNHIDLFAVGSNHGIFSTWWDASTGWASWFQVAGGFAAPSSSVAAVARYPTHLDLFIVGTDHRIYSIWWDANGGWAQNWFVVANGAAAPNTSISVVSRYPNHLDVFAVGTNHGAFSIWWDASTGWGSWFQIAAGAVAPELNASSPWDRHGMIRGLPVVAPGTSINALSRYPDILDVFVVGTDQHIDELNALVVGIERHIDTIWWLDEMYFFMQPQQQSNWCWAATATSVALFYQPGSDWQQCAVANGELARTDCCGAGASGPCNVYGFLDQALTVVGHFDHWVGGIATTAQIENEVTFARPLGIRVAWSGGGAHFLVIKGQYSAGGIDYVSVDDPIYGRSDVNYATLQTAYKGSGTWTHTYYTKY, encoded by the coding sequence ATGGGCTGGGCACCGAATTGGGTTGGCGTCAGCGGCGGCGTTGCGGCACCGTCGACTTCCATCACCTCGGTTGCGAGGTATCCGCAGCATCTCGATATCTTTTGCGTGGGCACGGACCACGGAATTTACAGCGCGTGGTGGGATATCTCCACGGGATGGTCGAACTGGTTCCAGGTTGCCGGCGGCATCGCAGCGCCGGGGACGACAGTCACTGTGGTCGCCCGTAATCCCGACCACCTCGATCTTTTCGTTGTGGGATCGGACCACAAGATCTACAGCATCTGGTGGGATGCCAATGGCGGCTGGGCCAATAGCTGGTTCCATGTTTCTAACCTGACCGCGGCGCCGGGGACTGCCGTCGCGGCCATTGCCCGCAACCCCAACCACCTGGATTTGTTCGTGGTGAGATCGGACCACAAAATCAGCAGCATCTGGTGGGACGCCAACGGCGGCTGGGCGGCGAACTGGTTCGTTGTCAGCGGTGGCGTGGCCGCAGCCGGAACGTCAATCACGGCGGTGACCCGCAACCCCAACCATATCGACCTTTTTGCGGTCGGGTCCAATCACGGCATCTTCAGCACCTGGTGGGACGCGAGCACCGGGTGGGCAAGCTGGTTCCAGGTTGCAGGCGGGTTCGCCGCCCCGAGCAGTTCGGTTGCGGCCGTGGCGCGTTATCCGACTCACCTGGACCTCTTCATCGTCGGCACAGATCATAGGATCTACAGCATCTGGTGGGACGCCAATGGCGGCTGGGCCCAGAACTGGTTTGTGGTGGCCAACGGCGCAGCGGCTCCCAACACGTCCATCAGCGTCGTGTCGCGCTATCCCAATCATCTCGATGTCTTCGCCGTGGGCACAAACCACGGCGCCTTCAGCATCTGGTGGGACGCCAGCACCGGCTGGGGCTCCTGGTTCCAGATCGCCGCAGGCGCCGTCGCGCCGGAGCTCAATGCATCGAGCCCCTGGGACCGGCACGGTATGATTCGGGGTTTGCCGGTCGTCGCGCCGGGAACCTCGATCAATGCATTGAGCCGCTACCCCGACATACTCGATGTCTTTGTCGTGGGAACCGATCAGCACATCGACGAACTCAATGCCCTTGTCGTGGGAATCGAGCGCCACATCGATACGATCTGGTGGCTCGATGAAATGTACTTCTTCATGCAGCCCCAGCAGCAATCGAACTGGTGCTGGGCGGCAACCGCGACCAGCGTCGCCCTGTTCTATCAACCGGGGAGCGACTGGCAGCAGTGCGCCGTGGCCAATGGCGAACTGGCACGAACCGACTGTTGCGGCGCAGGTGCGTCCGGCCCCTGCAACGTCTACGGCTTTCTCGACCAGGCACTTACGGTGGTGGGCCACTTCGACCACTGGGTGGGCGGCATCGCCACCACCGCCCAGATCGAGAACGAGGTAACCTTCGCTCGTCCGCTGGGCATCCGGGTGGCCTGGTCGGGCGGCGGTGCCCATTTCCTGGTCATCAAGGGGCAATATAGCGCGGGCGGTATCGACTATGTGTCGGTCGACGATCCGATCTACGGCCGCTCGGATGTCAATTACGCGACCCTGCAGACTGCCTATAAAGGGTCGGGAACATGGACCCATACTTACTACACCAAATACTGA